A DNA window from Aspergillus nidulans FGSC A4 chromosome I contains the following coding sequences:
- a CDS encoding small subunit rRNA maturation protein TSR1 (transcript_id=CADANIAT00006724), whose translation MAPTSTVQHHHRSTTKTTHKPYKSGHASKRALKDQAKGKVERAERGTRKTPHQQLMSKLDRRNQARQKQQNKQQERAQAISIFSGQNGAPRHVAIVPLSIDIDTTAIIKALNESVDVTSDVFPDTISRVRIDRFRQNLQYIPAKYDLMSALDACRMADFVVLAISAHLEVEEQGELLLRSIEGQGVSNVIAVVQGLDKINPPKKRPQVAGSLKSFLNHFYPSIDKVLSIDSRQECSNAIRSLCTATPKGIRWRDDRSWMLIEDVKWPESASPEVDDVVLTGVVRGKGLKADRLVHVPGWGDFQIDSITAAPLPTARSKRDDAMNVDESEAPQLLDSPSADRDDLATVAPEEIEMEDDIESMPDTDRKGVLLDDHHYFSDDDDHIPAKPKRLPKGTSEYQSHWFLDDVSDSGSDVMDDDDEEDMQMDVSGAPEDGVFPDNHDAMTEGGPSEYPQSEMFLDPSPEDEAQQLEEYRASRRNEAKDDLEFPDEIELHPNVLARERLARYRGMKSLKTSPWNTAEDRPHEPEDWRRLLQFGDYKGSKNRILREALVGGVNPGTRVDVHLRAVPALLRNRPQPLSLFSLLRHEHKHTVVNINMHLNAAVEEPIKSKQELIVQYGPRRLIVNPVFSSADNTPNNVHKFDRFLHPGRSAVATWIGPLTWGSVPVLVFKSRKTSADPEILDSADAPESTTAVGFSTSTLELIGTGTVVAPDPTRVVAKRAIITGHPYKIHKRVVTVRYMFFNAEDVNWFKALQLWTRRGRSGFIKESLGTHGYFKCTFDGKINPQDSVGISLYKRVFPRKARALEEVAN comes from the exons ATGGCGCCTACCTCGACGGTGCAACATCACCACCGTTCCACAACAAAGACTACGCACAAACCTTACAAGTCTGGCCATGCTTCTAAGCGTGCCTTGAAGGACCAGGCTAAAG GCAAGGTGGAAAGAGCAGAGCGGGGTACTCGCAAGACCCCTCATCAGCAACTTATGTCGAAACTTGATCGAAGGAATCAGGCTCgtcagaagcagcagaataaGCAGCAGGAAAGGGCTCAGGCTATAAGTATTTTTTCCGGTCAAAATGGAGCACCGCGTCACGTTGCCATTGTTCCGCTCTCTATCGATATCGATACCACGGCTATTATTAAGGCGCTGAACGAAAGTGTCGATGTCACCAGCGATGTGTTCCCAGACACCATTTCCCGTGTTCGAATTGATCGGTTCCGACAAAACTTGCAGTATATCCCGGCCAAGTATGATCTGATGAGCGCATTGGATGCTTGCCGAATGGCAGACTTTGTCGTTCTCGCAATCTCCGCACActtggaggtggaggagcaAGGCGAACTGCTGCTGAGGTCAATTGAGGGTCAGGGAGTGTCAAATGTTATTGCGGTGGTACAGGGCCTTGACAAGATCAACCCTCCCAAGAAACGTCCCCAGGTAGCCGGATCGCTTAAGTCATTCTTGAACCATTTCTACCCATCAATCGACAAGGTACTTTCTATCGATTCGCGACAAGAATGCTCGAATGCCATTCGATCTCTCTGCACTGCAACACCTAAGGGCATACGATGGCGCGATGATCGGAGTTGGATGCTCATCGAGGATGTCAAGTGGCCTGAAAGCGCTTCGCCCGAAGTAGACGATGTGGTGTTGACTGGTGTTGTACGCGGGAAAGGCTTAAAGGCGGATCGCTTGGTGCACGTCCCTGGCTGGGGCGATTTCCAGATCGATTCTATCACCGCTGCTCCGCTACCTACTGCGCGATCCAAGCGCGACGATGCAATGAACGTAGATGAAAGCGAAGCGCCTCAGTTACTGGACAGTCCATCTGCGGATCGTGATGACCTGGCTACAGTTGCTCCAGAGGAAATCGAAATGGAAGATGATATTGAGTCCATGCCAGACACAGATAGGAAGGGTGTGCTTCTTGATGATCACCACTACTTttccgacgacgacgaccacATCCCGGCCAAACCGAAAAGGCTGCCAAAAGGTACCTCTGAGTACCAATCCCACTGGTTCTTGGATGATGTATCGGACTCTGGATCTGACGTTatggacgatgacgatgaggaggatatgcaAATGGACGTCTCCGGTGCTCCCGAAGACGGCGTATTCCCCGATAACCACGACGCCATGACAGAAGGCGGACCTTCTGAATACCCTCAGTCAGAGATGTTCCTCGACCCGTCACCAGAGGATGAAGCACAGCAACTGGAAGAGTACAGAGCCAGCCGTAGGAATGAAGCGAAAGATGACCTAGAATTCCCTGACGAGATTGAGCTTCACCCCAACGTCCTCGCGCGCGAACGCTTGGCTCGATACCGAGGGATGAAAAGCCTCAAGACTAGTCCCTGGAACACAGCGGAGGACCGGCCACACGAGCCCGAGGACTGGCGCCGTCTACTTCAATTCGGCGATTACAAGGGGTCCAAGAACAGGATTCTCAGAGAAGCTCtcgtcggcggcgtcaaCCCAGGCACCCGCGTCGATGTCCACCTCCGCGCAGTCCCTGCCTTGCTCCGCAACAGACCCCAACCCttatctctcttctctcttctccgccATGAACACAAGCACACAGTCGTCAACATCAATATGCACCTCAATGCTGCCGTCGAAGAGCCGATCAAATCCAAGCAAGAACTCATAGTCCAGTACGGCCCGCGCCGCTTAATCGTCAACCCTGttttctcctccgcagaCAACACCCCCAACAACGTCCACAAGTTCGACCGCTTCCTCCACCCAGGTCGCAGTGCGGTCGCAACCTGGATCGGTCCTCTCACATGGGgctctgttcctgttctcGTCTTCAAATCCCGCAAGACGTCTGCTGACCCAGAAATCCTCGACTCTGCTGACGCTCCGGAATCAACAACAGCTGTGGGCTTCTCAACATCTACCCTTGAGCTTATTGGCACGGGCACCGTCGTGGCTCCAGACCCAACTCGTGTCGTCGCCAAACGCGCCATCATAACCGGCCACCCGTATAAGATCCACAAGCGCGTTGTCACGGTCCGCTACATGTTCTTTAATGCCGAGGACGTCAACTGGTTTAAGGCTTTGCAGCTGTGGACTAGACGTGGACGCAGCGGGTTCATCAAGGAGAGTCTTGGTACGCATGGTTACTTCAAGTGTACCTTTGACGGAAAAATCAACCCGCAAGATTCGGTTGGAATCAGTCTGTACAAGCGTGTGTTCCCGCGAAAGGCGAGGGCTTTGGAGGAGGTTGCGAACTAA